The DNA segment gaTGAgtctaattaatttttcaaattttacactTTATTTGGATAAATATCTCTCTCTACTTATATCATTGATAGACTCTCAGAAAAATCTGTCTTTAATTATGCCAGATAAGTTACATTATTATTAAAGCCTCACTGTTATGCAATTTATATTGGCTTTGCAACACATATATATCAGTTTTATTGAAGCAACAATTTTGTGGCAGATGACCATTTACATTATCagtttaagtttaaattatttatattatcttatatatatcTGGATCAGTGGCGAAAGTAGAACCACAGAGATCAAcgtgtcttttttctttttcaggggtgacaatataataatacttttatgcATAAACTTCAAGGAATTAAAAACTTTGAGGATGATATTACCCTTCAACTAACATAGCTATTACGCAGCACCTTCTTATTTCCTTTCCCTTATCTTAATTATGCACGTTGTACAGTTccacatgaaaaatcaatatcaaatcTTTATCAGTAAAGTGTTTACATATATCATCATTTCTGAATGAAAACATGGagaaacaaaacagaaacacatgatgttttttttttttttttttttttcatgtaaaagatgaatttgtaaCAGACATTATAGTTTTGTGCAGGAGTTAGCAAAGATGGTCTGATCCGGCATTTCTTTCACAGGCCTTCAAAGGCATACACCACAGGAACAAGGAAGAGGAGAAAGGTGCATTCAGATGAAGATGGGAGTGAGACACGTTGGCATAAAACAGGTAAAACAAGGCCAGTCTACAACAGTGCCAAGTTGAAAGGGTACAAGAAAATCCTTGTACTTTACACAAACTATGGAAAACAAAGAAAGCCAGAGAAAACAAACTGGGTGATGCACCAATACCATCTTGGCAGtgatgaagaggaaaaagaagggGAGTTAGTGGTGTCTAAAGTTTTCTACCAAACACAGCCTAGACAGTGCAGTTCCCTCATGAAAGACTCATCAGTTCCTGAGAAAAACATGAAGGGTCAAAGTGTTCATGAAGTGATCAATAGCAGAAACAAAAGCAACGGCTTTGTTGAGTATTACCATTCAAATTTCATCTCATTTGATCAAAGTGCTCAACACAGACCAACCACTGCTCAAGTAATTTCCCATTTTCCTGTGCATGAAGGTGCTTCTTTCAACATTCCTTGAATGAAGCAATGAAGAGTTATTATAAggtaaaactatattaaatatatatacatagaatTCATAATGCTGAGGCATTTccattatatattatgaaaaaaataaaataagttaattaaccTACTGTAGTTAGGAGGGGGAAATGTGGGAAGAATAAGGAGAGAAAATGCTTCATTGAAAACTAATGCATAGATACTCATATTATGCAGAAAGAGAATGGAAAGT comes from the Vigna radiata var. radiata cultivar VC1973A chromosome 2, Vradiata_ver6, whole genome shotgun sequence genome and includes:
- the LOC106755588 gene encoding NAC domain-containing protein 73; this translates as MTQCSDPNIIVEGRKDSIIRTCPTCGHHIKCQEQGGGIHDLPGLPAGVKFDPTDQEILEHLEAKVRSDIHKLHPLIDEFIPTLEGENGICYTHPEKLPGVSKDGLIRHFFHRPSKAYTTGTRKRRKVHSDEDGSETRWHKTGKTRPVYNSAKLKGYKKILVLYTNYGKQRKPEKTNWVMHQYHLGSDEEEKEGELVVSKVFYQTQPRQCSSLMKDSSVPEKNMKGQSVHEVINSRNKSNGFVEYYHSNFISFDQSAQHRPTTAQVISHFPVHEGASFNIP